Proteins from a genomic interval of Bradyrhizobium sp. CCGB01:
- the lptG gene encoding LPS export ABC transporter permease LptG, giving the protein MSMLTNTLGRYFAGRFVVAALGVFASIFLLLVLVDYIEMVRKTSGLASASAIMVAETSLFRVPQLLEKLTPFCMLIGAMTCYLALSRRLELVVARAAGISAWQFISPALGSALLIGVIATVAYNPMSANLRELSKRMEAELFGSAPGGGIQDASGFWLNQVTNDGQVIINAARSEQQGVRLTGLTLFRFDTDWHFKERIEAREATLEAGHWLFKTVRRFSLDSPPIDQARLEIPTTLTEAQVRNSFSTPETVSFWQLPSYIRSSESSGFATAGYRLQYHKLLAQPFLLAAMVMLAASVSLRFFRMGGVQKMVLSGVGAGFLLYVLSKVTEDLSKAELMHPIAAAWLPVVVGGLTGFLALLYQEDG; this is encoded by the coding sequence ATGAGCATGCTCACCAACACACTCGGGCGCTACTTCGCTGGGCGCTTCGTCGTCGCGGCGCTCGGCGTGTTCGCCAGCATCTTCCTGCTGCTGGTGCTGGTCGATTACATCGAGATGGTGCGCAAGACCTCCGGCCTTGCCTCCGCCTCCGCGATCATGGTGGCCGAGACCTCGTTGTTCCGGGTGCCGCAGCTGCTGGAGAAGCTGACGCCGTTCTGCATGCTGATCGGCGCCATGACCTGCTATCTCGCGCTCTCCCGCCGGCTCGAGCTCGTGGTCGCGCGCGCCGCCGGCATCTCCGCATGGCAGTTCATCTCGCCGGCCCTCGGCAGCGCGCTCCTGATCGGGGTAATCGCAACCGTCGCCTACAATCCGATGTCGGCCAACCTGCGCGAGCTGTCCAAGCGCATGGAAGCCGAGCTGTTCGGCTCGGCGCCCGGCGGCGGCATCCAGGACGCCTCCGGCTTCTGGCTCAACCAGGTCACCAATGACGGCCAGGTCATCATCAACGCAGCGCGCAGCGAGCAGCAGGGCGTCCGGCTGACCGGCCTGACCCTGTTCCGATTTGATACGGATTGGCATTTCAAGGAGCGCATCGAGGCGCGCGAGGCGACGCTGGAGGCCGGCCACTGGCTGTTCAAGACCGTCCGCCGCTTCTCGCTGGATTCGCCGCCGATCGACCAGGCCAGGTTGGAGATTCCGACGACGCTGACCGAGGCGCAGGTCCGCAACAGTTTTTCCACACCCGAGACTGTGTCCTTTTGGCAACTACCGAGCTACATCCGCTCCTCGGAGAGCTCGGGCTTCGCGACAGCGGGCTATCGACTCCAGTATCACAAGCTCTTGGCACAGCCGTTTTTGCTGGCCGCCATGGTGATGCTGGCGGCTTCCGTGTCGTTGCGCTTCTTCCGGATGGGCGGCGTGCAGAAGATGGTTTTGAGTGGCGTGGGCGCAGGCTTTCTGCTCTACGTTTTGTCGAAAGTGACTGAAGACTTGAGCAAGGCTGAGTTGATGCATCCGATCGCTGCGGCGTGGTTGCCCGTGGTGGTGGGCGGCCTCACCGGCTTTTTGGCCTTGTTGTACCAGGAGGACGGTTAG
- the lptF gene encoding LPS export ABC transporter permease LptF, whose translation MGSIDRYIFRTTLASFALVLVSLTGVIWITQALRGIDLMTSQGQTILTFLGITSLVVPALVLIISPIALMIAISHTLNKLATDSEIIVMNAAGFSPFRLFYPFFYATCVVALLVAFIAAYLAPDGMRRIKQWDAEITADVLTNILQPGRFAQLDKNLTIRIRERQPGGILAGIFIDDRRDPNERVSIVAEHGEVVKNDNGSFLVLKDGNLQRFEAGKRDPALVAFGRYGFDMSKFSGQGHDVTLGIRERYLWELFAPSEDDPVYKQIPGQFRSALHDSLLAPIYPFAFAVLTFAFLGAPRTTRQSRNFSIGGSVLAVFGLRMAGFACSVMAVKSPGPVLFQYAMVLGAIGVGLWMIIGGIVVEPPPRLMEAINRSNARIARLFGRPATA comes from the coding sequence ATGGGGTCGATCGATAGGTATATTTTCCGCACGACGCTGGCGTCGTTTGCGCTCGTCCTGGTCAGCCTCACGGGCGTGATCTGGATTACGCAGGCGTTGCGCGGCATCGACCTGATGACGAGTCAGGGTCAGACCATCCTGACCTTCCTCGGCATCACCAGCCTCGTCGTGCCGGCGCTGGTCCTGATCATCTCGCCTATCGCGCTGATGATCGCGATCTCGCACACGCTGAACAAGCTCGCGACCGATTCCGAGATCATCGTGATGAATGCCGCCGGCTTCTCGCCGTTCCGGCTGTTCTATCCGTTCTTCTACGCCACCTGTGTCGTGGCGCTGCTGGTCGCCTTCATCGCTGCCTATCTCGCCCCCGACGGCATGCGGCGGATCAAGCAGTGGGACGCCGAGATCACCGCGGACGTGCTCACCAACATCCTGCAGCCCGGCCGCTTCGCCCAGCTCGACAAGAACCTCACGATCCGGATCCGCGAACGCCAGCCCGGCGGCATCCTCGCCGGCATCTTCATCGACGATCGCCGCGATCCAAACGAGCGCGTCTCGATCGTCGCCGAGCATGGCGAGGTCGTGAAGAACGACAACGGCTCGTTCCTGGTGCTGAAGGACGGCAATCTCCAGCGCTTCGAGGCCGGCAAGCGCGATCCCGCGCTGGTGGCGTTCGGCCGCTACGGCTTCGACATGTCGAAGTTCTCGGGCCAGGGCCACGACGTCACTCTCGGCATCCGCGAGCGCTATCTCTGGGAGTTGTTCGCGCCGTCCGAGGACGATCCGGTCTACAAGCAGATTCCCGGGCAGTTCCGCTCGGCCTTGCACGACAGCCTGCTGGCGCCGATCTATCCGTTCGCCTTTGCCGTGCTGACCTTCGCCTTTCTGGGCGCGCCGCGCACCACCCGCCAGAGCCGCAACTTCTCGATCGGCGGCTCGGTGCTCGCCGTGTTCGGCCTGCGCATGGCGGGATTTGCCTGCTCGGTGATGGCGGTGAAGTCGCCTGGCCCGGTGCTGTTCCAATACGCGATGGTCCTGGGCGCCATCGGCGTCGGGCTGTGGATGATCATCGGCGGGATCGTGGTCGAGCCGCCGCCCCGCCTCATGGAGGCCATCAACAGGTCGAACGCGCGCATCGCGCGGCTGTTCGGACGGCCGGCCACCGCATGA
- a CDS encoding leucyl aminopeptidase: MSDAIKVGFVPLSAAARGILVVFCDDTLKLGPATAKALGGATELVKRAAVAAGFKGKSGAALDILAPEGVKATRLVVIGAGKAASLKANDFLKFGGVVASKLSAGAAAMTIVAELPNGAMTSEQAVAIASGLRLRAYKFDRYKTKKKEGEEGGLRADVAVAVGDAAAAKKAFVSAGHVVDGVIIARDLVNEPPNVLFPEEFARRASQLRKLGVKVEVLDVKAMDKLGMGALLGVGQGSSRPSRTVIMRWEGGKKGEAPVAFVGKGVCFDTGGISIKPAGSMEDMKGDMGGAACVVGLMHALAARKAKANVVGAIGLVENMPDGNAQRPGDIVTSMSGQTIEIINTDAEGRLVLADVLWYVAKKAKPKFMVDLATLTGAIMVALGTEHAGMFSNNDELAERLLAAGIESGEKVWRMPLGPEYDKLIDSQFADMKNTGGRHGGSITAAQFLQRFVDGTPWAHLDIAGTAMGAPKTDINQSWGSGYGVRLLDRLVADHYERK; encoded by the coding sequence ATGTCCGATGCCATCAAGGTCGGCTTCGTCCCGCTGTCTGCCGCCGCCCGTGGCATCCTGGTCGTGTTCTGCGACGACACTTTGAAGCTCGGGCCGGCGACGGCCAAGGCGCTGGGCGGCGCTACCGAGCTGGTGAAGCGGGCGGCCGTTGCGGCCGGCTTCAAGGGTAAAAGTGGCGCGGCGCTGGACATCCTGGCGCCGGAGGGGGTGAAGGCCACCCGTCTGGTCGTGATCGGCGCCGGCAAGGCGGCAAGCCTGAAGGCCAACGACTTCCTCAAATTCGGCGGCGTGGTGGCGAGCAAGCTCTCGGCCGGGGCCGCCGCCATGACCATCGTGGCGGAACTCCCCAATGGGGCGATGACGAGCGAGCAGGCGGTCGCGATCGCCTCGGGCCTTCGCTTACGCGCCTACAAGTTCGACCGCTACAAGACGAAAAAGAAGGAGGGCGAGGAGGGCGGCCTGCGCGCCGATGTCGCGGTTGCCGTGGGCGACGCCGCCGCGGCGAAGAAGGCGTTCGTCTCGGCCGGCCATGTCGTCGACGGCGTGATCATCGCGCGCGACCTCGTCAACGAGCCGCCGAACGTCCTCTTTCCCGAGGAATTCGCGCGTCGCGCCAGTCAGCTCCGCAAGCTCGGCGTCAAGGTCGAAGTGCTCGACGTCAAGGCGATGGACAAGCTCGGCATGGGCGCGCTGCTCGGCGTCGGCCAGGGCTCGTCGCGGCCGAGCCGCACCGTGATCATGCGCTGGGAGGGCGGCAAAAAGGGCGAGGCACCGGTCGCCTTCGTCGGCAAGGGCGTCTGCTTCGACACCGGCGGCATTTCGATCAAGCCGGCCGGCAGCATGGAGGACATGAAGGGCGACATGGGGGGAGCTGCCTGCGTCGTCGGCCTGATGCATGCGCTGGCGGCGCGCAAGGCCAAGGCCAACGTGGTCGGTGCCATCGGCCTCGTCGAGAACATGCCCGACGGCAATGCGCAGCGGCCGGGCGACATCGTCACCTCGATGTCGGGCCAGACCATCGAGATCATCAACACCGACGCCGAGGGCCGCCTCGTGCTGGCCGACGTGCTCTGGTACGTCGCCAAGAAGGCCAAGCCGAAATTCATGGTGGATCTGGCGACGCTGACCGGCGCGATCATGGTCGCGCTCGGCACCGAGCATGCCGGCATGTTCTCCAACAATGACGAGCTTGCCGAGCGGCTGCTGGCAGCCGGCATCGAGAGCGGGGAGAAGGTCTGGCGCATGCCGCTCGGCCCCGAATACGACAAGCTGATCGATTCCCAGTTCGCCGACATGAAGAACACCGGCGGTCGCCATGGCGGCTCGATCACTGCGGCGCAGTTCCTCCAGCGCTTCGTCGACGGCACGCCCTGGGCGCATCTCGACATCGCCGGCACCGCGATGGGCGCGCCGAAGACCGACATCAACCAGAGCTGGGGAAGCGGCTACGGCGTCCGCTTGCTCGACCGTCTGGTGGCCGACCATTACGAGCGCAAATAA
- a CDS encoding DNA polymerase III subunit chi has product MTEVLFYHLQNMTVENVLPPLLEKSLERGWRVVVQSTSEERADALDAHLWTYRDDSFLPHATWRVNDAAEQPIVLAIEEGNPNGANVRFLVDNAALPQDAQGYERMVLLFNGDDPDALAFARSAWTDCKARGFDVTYWQADERGRWQRRN; this is encoded by the coding sequence ATGACCGAAGTGCTGTTCTACCATCTGCAAAACATGACGGTGGAGAACGTGTTGCCGCCGCTTCTCGAGAAATCGCTCGAGCGCGGCTGGCGCGTCGTGGTGCAGTCGACCTCGGAGGAGCGCGCCGATGCGCTCGACGCTCATTTATGGACCTATCGCGACGATTCCTTCCTGCCGCACGCGACATGGCGCGTGAACGATGCCGCCGAGCAGCCGATCGTGCTGGCGATCGAGGAGGGCAATCCGAACGGAGCCAATGTCCGCTTCCTGGTCGACAACGCCGCGCTGCCGCAGGACGCGCAGGGCTATGAACGCATGGTGCTGCTGTTCAACGGCGACGACCCGGACGCGCTGGCGTTTGCCCGCAGCGCCTGGACGGATTGCAAGGCGCGGGGATTTGATGTCACCTATTGGCAGGCCGACGAACGGGGCCGTTGGCAGCGCCGGAATTAG
- a CDS encoding calcium-binding protein, which translates to MSITSVFSPVTGQLSIFGDSANNGVVISRNNSGRILINNGSVKPIGGDPTIANTNEIDVFGQGGDDTITVNECHGPMPAVHIFGGDGNDRITGGSGADLLFGQAGDDTIKGGGGNDLLFGGAGNDTLDGGSGDNQLFGEAGNDLMIWNPGGGTNLFEGGDGNDTAEANGSNDAETFTITANGTRVRLDGTGAAPVSLDIGTTENLVLHAGGGDDVITASNGLGSLISLTLDGGAGNDRITGGDGNDLIIGGSGDDIVNGGRGNDTAQLGSGDDTFIWNPGDGSDIVEGGSGTDKLLFNGANVNETIDISANGGRVRFTRDVANITMDLNSVEQIEFDARGGADNITIGDLTGTGVKQVLVDLGAVPGGTQGDGAADTITANGTNGNQHILVTAEGTTVTVTGLPEVVTIANAEAANDRLVIQALGGNDVIDASALAAVIGLTIDGGAGNDTITGSQGADTLIGGDGNDKVNGGRGNDVALLGAGDDLFTWNPGDGSDTVEGGTGTDTLVFNGSNVAENMSISANGGRALLTRDVGAITMDLNGVERVQIAAAGGADNITVNDLSGTGVTQVAIDLSAGPGSQSGDGAADRVTVNGTAGDDNISVVTSGGSIVVNGLAAQVTIAHADAGDVLGVNGGGGNDVINASAIKAGQPFSLNINGGDGNDTITGSAGNDTVIGGRGNDVANLGGGDDTFIWNPGDGSDTVEGGNGTDTLAFNGANISENINISANGGRVLFTRDVAAIAMDLNGVEHIDFNALGGADNITVNDLSGTGVNQVNLDLGANDGAADTVTINATGGNDVITVTEHDGIITVSGLGQDINITDAGAGDRIVINGLDGDDVITASGLHGGIQLVANGGNGDDILIGSPGNDTLAGGAGDDVLIGGGGLDILDGGTGNNVVIQGGAFAAAMLLNQAMAANLVPAGDGHGEMPLPDPHAAQSQTLAPPQHA; encoded by the coding sequence ATGTCTATTACTTCTGTTTTTTCCCCGGTTACGGGCCAGCTCTCCATTTTCGGCGATAGCGCCAATAACGGCGTCGTGATCAGCCGCAATAACTCAGGCCGCATCCTGATCAATAACGGCTCCGTGAAGCCGATCGGTGGCGATCCCACAATTGCCAACACCAATGAGATCGACGTTTTTGGTCAAGGCGGCGATGACACGATCACTGTCAACGAATGCCACGGGCCGATGCCTGCCGTGCACATCTTCGGCGGCGACGGCAATGACAGGATCACGGGCGGCTCGGGTGCCGATCTGCTGTTCGGTCAGGCGGGCGACGATACGATCAAAGGCGGCGGCGGCAACGATCTGCTGTTCGGCGGCGCGGGTAACGATACGCTGGACGGCGGCAGCGGCGACAACCAGTTGTTCGGCGAGGCCGGCAACGACCTCATGATCTGGAATCCCGGCGGCGGCACCAATCTCTTCGAGGGCGGCGACGGCAACGATACGGCTGAGGCTAACGGCAGCAATGACGCCGAGACGTTCACGATCACGGCGAACGGCACGCGCGTCCGGCTCGACGGCACGGGCGCTGCGCCAGTTTCACTCGACATCGGCACGACGGAGAACCTCGTGCTGCACGCCGGCGGCGGCGACGATGTCATCACCGCAAGCAACGGGCTCGGCAGCCTGATCTCGTTGACGCTCGATGGCGGCGCCGGCAACGACCGGATCACCGGCGGCGACGGGAACGACCTCATCATCGGCGGCAGCGGCGACGACATCGTCAATGGCGGACGCGGCAACGACACCGCCCAGCTCGGATCTGGCGATGACACCTTCATCTGGAATCCCGGCGACGGCAGCGACATCGTCGAAGGCGGATCGGGCACCGACAAGCTGCTGTTCAACGGGGCCAACGTCAACGAGACCATCGATATCTCGGCCAATGGCGGCCGGGTGCGCTTCACCCGCGATGTCGCCAACATCACGATGGACCTCAACAGCGTCGAGCAGATCGAATTCGATGCGCGCGGCGGCGCCGACAACATCACCATCGGCGATCTCACCGGCACCGGCGTCAAGCAGGTGCTGGTCGATCTCGGAGCCGTTCCCGGCGGAACGCAAGGCGACGGTGCGGCCGATACGATCACCGCCAACGGCACCAACGGCAATCAGCACATCCTGGTCACGGCCGAGGGCACCACGGTCACGGTGACCGGCTTGCCGGAGGTGGTGACCATCGCAAACGCAGAGGCTGCCAACGACCGGCTGGTGATCCAGGCGCTCGGCGGCAACGATGTCATCGACGCATCCGCGCTTGCCGCGGTGATCGGGCTGACGATCGACGGCGGCGCGGGCAACGACACCATCACCGGTAGTCAGGGCGCCGACACCCTGATCGGCGGTGACGGCAACGACAAGGTCAACGGCGGCCGCGGCAATGATGTCGCTCTTCTCGGTGCGGGTGACGATCTCTTCACATGGAATCCCGGTGACGGCAGCGACACCGTCGAAGGCGGTACGGGAACGGATACGCTGGTGTTCAACGGCTCCAACGTGGCCGAGAACATGTCGATCTCGGCGAACGGAGGCCGTGCGCTTCTGACCCGCGACGTCGGCGCCATCACCATGGATCTCAACGGCGTCGAGCGCGTGCAGATCGCTGCCGCCGGCGGCGCCGACAACATCACCGTCAACGACCTCTCCGGGACCGGCGTCACCCAGGTCGCCATCGACCTCAGCGCCGGCCCCGGCAGCCAGAGCGGCGACGGCGCGGCGGACCGCGTGACGGTGAACGGGACTGCCGGTGACGACAACATCTCGGTTGTGACCTCCGGCGGATCGATCGTGGTCAACGGCCTTGCGGCCCAGGTGACGATCGCGCATGCGGACGCGGGCGACGTGCTCGGTGTCAACGGTGGCGGCGGCAACGACGTCATCAATGCCTCCGCGATCAAGGCAGGGCAGCCGTTCAGCCTCAACATCAACGGCGGCGACGGCAACGACACCATCACCGGCAGCGCCGGCAATGACACCGTCATCGGCGGACGCGGCAACGACGTCGCCAATCTCGGTGGCGGTGACGACACCTTCATCTGGAACCCCGGCGACGGCAGCGACACCGTCGAAGGCGGCAACGGCACCGACACGCTGGCGTTCAACGGCGCCAACATCAGCGAGAACATCAACATCTCGGCCAATGGCGGCAGGGTGCTGTTCACCCGCGACGTCGCCGCCATCGCGATGGACCTGAACGGGGTCGAGCACATCGACTTCAATGCTCTCGGCGGTGCCGACAACATCACCGTCAACGACCTCTCCGGGACCGGCGTGAACCAGGTCAATCTCGACCTCGGCGCCAATGACGGGGCCGCCGACACCGTGACCATCAATGCGACCGGCGGCAACGACGTCATCACGGTGACCGAACACGACGGCATCATCACGGTGTCGGGGCTTGGCCAGGACATCAACATCACCGATGCCGGTGCGGGCGACAGGATCGTCATCAACGGTCTCGATGGCGATGATGTCATCACGGCTTCCGGCCTGCATGGCGGAATCCAGCTTGTCGCCAACGGCGGCAACGGCGACGACATCCTGATCGGCAGCCCCGGCAACGACACGCTGGCGGGCGGCGCCGGTGACGATGTGCTGATCGGCGGCGGCGGCCTCGACATCCTCGATGGCGGCACCGGCAACAACGTCGTCATCCAGGGCGGGGCGTTTGCGGCGGCGATGCTGCTCAACCAGGCCATGGCGGCGAACCTCGTCCCGGCAGGCGACGGCCACGGCGAGATGCCGCTGCCCGATCCGCACGCCGCGCAGAGCCAGACGCTCGCACCGCCGCAGCACGCCTGA
- a CDS encoding type I secretion system permease/ATPase has translation MTTNVVGTDTGLDALLTLLHLQGVAADRDQLRHRAGAAIFGAADIVRCARSLGLKARTYRTTWSRLAASPLPAIAMLRDGGFMVIAKATTDKVLVQSPEARRPVLMDRDELCAIWDGGLIMMARRAGLSDLGRHFDITWFIGAIGKYRRLLGEVLAASFFLQLFALVSPLFFQVVIDKVLVHRSLSTLDVLIIGLVVVSLFDTVLGILRSYLFAHTTNRIDVELGARLFNHLLALPMAWFQARRVGESVARVRELENIRNFITSSSLTLLIDLFFTSVFLAVMFAYSPLMSCIVLGSFPFYIAISAVATPLFRRRLDEKFRRGAENQAFLVESVSGIETLKAMAVEPQMQRRWEEQLAGYVSASFGVTSLGNTASQLVQFVSKIVTAAILYVGARLVIGDALTVGELVAFNIFAGRVSAPVLRLAQVWQDFHQARLSIARLGDILNSAAEPAYSAARAGLPPLRGNIRFEHVAFRYRLDGPEILHDVSFDIPAGQTVGIVGSSGSGKSTFAKLVQRLYVPQGGRVLIDGMDLVMTDPAWLRRQIGVVLQDNMLFNRSVRDNIALADPALPMDRIVDAAKLAGAHDFILELPEGYDTVVGERGSTLSGGQRQRIAIARALVTNPRILIFDEATSALDYESERIIHDNMKEIARGRTVLIIAHRLSTVRGADRIFTLERGRLVEDGTHDALIKTGGRYAALHRLQGGIYEVG, from the coding sequence ATGACGACGAACGTGGTCGGGACCGACACGGGGCTCGACGCGCTGCTGACGCTTCTGCATTTGCAGGGCGTTGCGGCCGATCGTGACCAGCTCAGGCACCGGGCCGGAGCGGCAATCTTCGGCGCAGCGGACATCGTCCGCTGCGCCAGGTCTCTCGGACTGAAGGCGCGAACCTATCGGACGACATGGAGCCGGCTTGCGGCCAGCCCGTTGCCTGCGATCGCGATGCTGCGTGACGGCGGCTTCATGGTGATCGCCAAGGCGACCACCGACAAGGTGCTGGTGCAATCGCCGGAGGCGCGGCGCCCGGTGCTGATGGATCGCGACGAGCTGTGCGCGATCTGGGACGGCGGATTGATCATGATGGCCCGGCGCGCCGGGCTATCGGACCTGGGGCGGCACTTCGATATCACCTGGTTCATCGGTGCGATCGGCAAATACCGGCGGCTGCTCGGTGAGGTGCTGGCGGCCTCGTTCTTCCTTCAGCTCTTCGCGCTGGTCTCGCCGCTGTTCTTCCAGGTCGTGATCGACAAGGTGCTGGTCCACCGCTCGCTGTCGACGCTCGACGTCCTCATCATCGGTCTCGTCGTCGTCTCGCTGTTCGACACCGTGCTCGGGATCCTGCGCAGCTACCTGTTTGCGCACACGACCAACCGCATCGACGTGGAGCTGGGGGCGCGCCTGTTCAATCATCTGCTGGCGCTGCCGATGGCCTGGTTTCAGGCGAGGCGCGTCGGCGAATCCGTGGCGCGGGTCCGCGAGCTCGAGAACATCCGAAATTTCATCACCTCTTCGTCGCTGACGCTTCTCATCGACCTGTTCTTCACTTCGGTGTTCCTGGCGGTGATGTTCGCCTATTCGCCGCTGATGAGCTGCATCGTGCTTGGCTCGTTCCCGTTCTACATCGCGATCTCGGCGGTGGCGACGCCGCTGTTTCGTCGCAGGCTGGACGAGAAATTCCGCCGCGGTGCCGAGAACCAGGCCTTCCTGGTCGAGAGCGTCAGCGGCATCGAGACGCTGAAGGCGATGGCGGTCGAGCCGCAGATGCAGCGCCGCTGGGAGGAGCAGCTCGCCGGCTATGTCTCCGCAAGCTTCGGCGTGACCAGCCTCGGCAACACCGCAAGCCAGCTCGTGCAATTCGTCAGCAAGATCGTGACCGCCGCCATCCTCTATGTCGGCGCGCGGCTGGTGATCGGGGACGCTTTGACCGTCGGCGAGCTCGTGGCCTTCAACATCTTTGCGGGCCGCGTTTCGGCGCCGGTGCTGCGGCTGGCCCAGGTCTGGCAGGATTTTCATCAGGCGCGGCTGTCGATCGCGCGGCTCGGCGATATTCTCAACAGCGCCGCGGAGCCGGCTTACTCCGCGGCACGAGCGGGGCTGCCGCCGCTCCGGGGCAATATCCGGTTCGAGCACGTCGCGTTCCGCTACAGGCTCGACGGGCCGGAAATCCTGCACGACGTCTCGTTCGATATTCCGGCGGGGCAGACCGTCGGCATCGTGGGATCGTCGGGCTCGGGCAAGAGCACGTTCGCAAAACTGGTGCAGCGGCTCTACGTGCCCCAGGGCGGCCGCGTGCTGATCGACGGCATGGACCTGGTGATGACCGACCCGGCATGGCTGCGCCGGCAGATCGGCGTGGTGCTCCAGGACAACATGCTGTTCAACCGCTCGGTTCGCGACAACATCGCGCTCGCCGATCCGGCCCTGCCGATGGACCGCATCGTGGACGCCGCAAAACTTGCGGGCGCGCATGATTTCATCCTGGAACTCCCCGAGGGCTACGACACGGTGGTCGGCGAGCGCGGCTCGACGCTGTCGGGCGGACAGCGCCAGCGCATCGCGATCGCCCGCGCACTGGTGACCAATCCCCGCATCCTGATCTTCGACGAGGCGACCAGCGCGCTCGATTATGAGAGCGAGCGGATCATCCACGACAACATGAAGGAGATCGCCAGGGGCCGCACCGTCCTGATCATCGCGCATCGTCTGTCCACCGTCCGCGGCGCCGATCGCATCTTCACGCTGGAGCGGGGCCGTCTGGTCGAGGACGGCACGCATGATGCGCTGATCAAGACCGGCGGCCGCTACGCGGCCCTGCATCGTCTCCAGGGAGGGATCTATGAGGTCGGCTAG
- a CDS encoding HlyD family type I secretion periplasmic adaptor subunit — MRSASAAPAPRPEQTVVPFRTVKGRRTEEIAFLPAALEITETPPSPTGRATGAALMLLACAALAWSALGTIDIVASATGKVVSSGRSKVVQPFETGVVRAIHVQDGQSVRSGDLLIELDPTVNAAERDRLHDDLMAERLNIARLRAALASGEDASADLVPPGDADPLLVVTQRQLLANQVSEHRAKVAALARQEAQKDAEHQTIAATIHKLDALLPVTQQRVDIRKTLMEKEIGSKLTYYETLQLQIEQQEELRVQRSRLKEAEAAVAAIRETRTQAGAEYRKSLSDELAKSEQKANGIARDLIKAQQRTKLQQLTSPVDGVVQQLAVHTVGGVVTPAQSLLVIVPSDTRLEIEAMISNRDIGFVEAGQGVAIKIDTFNFTRYGLLEGRVLSVSQDAIIRDRPPERGDRALATQRDSSEPNGQELSYGARISLDSTQMQVDDRLVSLSPGMAVTVEIRTGSRTILSYLLSPLQSYRHEIMRER; from the coding sequence ATGAGGTCGGCTAGCGCCGCGCCGGCTCCTCGGCCGGAGCAGACCGTCGTTCCCTTTCGCACAGTGAAGGGACGACGCACTGAAGAGATCGCCTTTCTGCCCGCGGCGCTGGAGATCACCGAGACACCACCGTCGCCGACCGGCCGCGCCACCGGCGCGGCGCTGATGCTGCTGGCTTGCGCGGCGCTCGCATGGTCCGCCCTGGGCACGATCGACATCGTGGCGTCCGCAACCGGGAAGGTCGTGTCGAGCGGGCGAAGCAAGGTGGTCCAGCCGTTCGAGACCGGCGTGGTGCGCGCCATCCACGTGCAGGACGGGCAGTCGGTCAGATCGGGCGATTTGCTGATCGAGCTCGACCCGACCGTGAACGCCGCGGAGCGCGATCGCCTGCACGACGATCTCATGGCCGAACGGCTCAATATCGCGCGTCTGCGTGCTGCGCTGGCGAGCGGCGAAGATGCCAGTGCCGATCTCGTGCCGCCAGGGGACGCCGATCCCTTGCTGGTCGTGACGCAGCGGCAGCTTCTCGCCAATCAGGTCAGCGAGCATCGCGCCAAGGTCGCGGCGCTTGCGCGCCAGGAGGCGCAGAAGGATGCCGAGCATCAGACCATCGCGGCGACGATCCACAAGCTCGACGCGTTGCTGCCGGTCACCCAGCAGCGCGTCGATATCCGGAAGACGCTGATGGAGAAGGAAATCGGCTCGAAGCTGACCTATTACGAAACCCTTCAGCTCCAGATCGAGCAGCAGGAGGAGCTCCGCGTTCAGCGCAGCCGCCTGAAGGAGGCCGAGGCGGCCGTCGCCGCGATCCGGGAGACCCGCACCCAGGCCGGGGCGGAGTATCGCAAGAGCCTGTCCGACGAGCTGGCCAAGAGCGAGCAGAAGGCCAACGGGATTGCGCGGGATCTGATCAAGGCGCAGCAGCGGACGAAGCTCCAGCAACTGACGTCACCGGTCGACGGCGTCGTGCAGCAGCTTGCGGTCCATACCGTCGGCGGCGTGGTCACGCCGGCGCAATCGCTGCTCGTGATCGTGCCGAGCGATACGCGGCTCGAGATCGAGGCGATGATCTCCAACCGCGACATCGGCTTCGTCGAGGCCGGGCAGGGTGTCGCCATCAAGATCGACACGTTCAATTTCACCCGCTACGGCCTTCTGGAAGGCCGGGTGCTGAGCGTCTCGCAGGACGCCATCATCCGCGATCGTCCGCCGGAGCGCGGCGACCGTGCGCTCGCGACCCAACGCGACAGCAGCGAGCCCAACGGGCAGGAGCTGAGCTACGGCGCACGCATCTCGCTGGACAGCACCCAGATGCAGGTGGACGACCGGCTCGTCAGCCTGTCGCCGGGCATGGCGGTAACGGTGGAGATCAGGACGGGCTCGCGCACCATCTTGAGCTATCTGCTCTCGCCGCTGCAGAGCTACCGGCATGAGATCATGCGGGAGCGGTAG